In Candidatus Polarisedimenticolia bacterium, the DNA window ATGAGAGGCTGACCGACCCGAAGCTGATCTCGTGCTTGCCGTCGAGGCTCGAGGCGGGCAGCGGCGCGGTCGATCCGATCAGCAGCGTGTTGACCGTCTTCGGCAGGAAGGGATCGTCCTGGGTCGTCGTGTTGCGGGAGAACGTGGCGCTGACGCGGCTGTGGCCCGCGAAGTCGGCGCCTCCGTAGACCTCCCATTTGAAGAGCCGGTTGTCGCTCCAGGGGGACATCTGCATGCGGCCGGGATTGGCCGTCGTGGCGTTGACCGCGACGTCGGTCAAGAACAGCTGGTCGTCCCACAGGATGCGATCGGTGCCGGTCTCGAACTCCGAGAAGATCGCCCGCGCCCCGACGTTGAAGTGGCGGCTGGCGTACTCGGCGCCGACGCGGGCGTCGTCCGTCCGGAAGTCGAGCGGCGCGGCCACTTCGGCGGGAGAAAGCGCGAAGTACATACCCAAGGACTGAGGTGCCGTTCCGGTCCGGCGCTCGCGCTGGGCGTCCACCGAGAAGGTCCAGTGGCGGGTCGGCGTGAACTCGGCGCCGATCGAGGCCGTCTCGCGCTGCCACCCGACCGACACGTCGGGAGCGCTCGTCTGGACGGCGCTCTTGATGAGCGCGCCCTTCGTGCCGGCGTCCCACTCTCCGTCGGCGGGCGTCGTGTCGGCGCTGGCCGGAGCCGCCTGCACCGCGGCCTGGAAAGCGTCCTCCAGCATGAAGACGCCGTGATCGTGATGGGTGAAGAGCTGGTTGGCGTGATCGGTCCACCGCCGCGGGTTCTCCGCCCACGCGAAGCGGAACTTCCAGACGTCCTGTTTCCCCAGATCGAGCCAGACTCTTTGATCGAGCTGGCCGACGTCGCGCGCCGCGAGATCGAGATAGCGACCGCCGCCGCGCTCCCACGAGAAGAGGAGCCTCTCCAGGACGAACCCGTTGGGGACGTCGCGGTACTCGAGGAATTTGGCCGAATCGTTCGGATCCTCCCGCACGTACCACTGCGGACCCGCGAGGATCTCGCCTTCAATCGAAGAGTCGGTGATCTTTTTCGTTTCCTCCGCCGCCGCCGAGGGGAGCGCGAGGACGAGAAGCACCAGAAGGGTCACCTTCGCGTGCGTCGAGATTTTCATCGTCCCCCCTCTACCGGTTGAACCGGACGCCCGAAGGATGGTTCGAGCCGTGGATCTGCGAGTGGCAGTTCATGCAGCCGCGGTCGAACATCCTGGCGTTCGGGAAGAATTCGGGCGCCGTGGAGGCGTCCGAGTAGGGTTGCGTCGGGTGGCGCGTCTCGTCGTGGCATTGCTGGCAGAGGCGCGGCAGCTTCGCCACGAGCAGCCGCGGATGGAGCGACCCGTGCGGGTCGTGGCAGTTCGCACAGCTCTCCTTGACGGGGGGATGCTCCCACAAGAAAGGAGTCCGCTTCTCGGCATGGCACGCGTAGCAGTTCTCGTTGATGGAGTACTGCTTCAAGAGCGACGGCCCGGGGCCCCCGTGCACGTTGTGGCAGGAGCTGCACGTCATCTGCCGCTCCCGCATCGGCATGTGCGAGGAGCGCGCCAGCGACGCGTTGCGCCGCAAGTGGCAGCTCGTGCAGGTCGCGAACTCGTCGCCTTTCGTGAAGAGATGCGGCGGGGGCGTTCCAGTGTGGTGAATCTTGTGGCAGGTCAGGCACGACAGC includes these proteins:
- a CDS encoding DmsE family decaheme c-type cytochrome — protein: MPFRGFARIVVPAFIVGLTCWDSLQPARGQEQQPTQEQEPAKPPEPPSTAPPPGHSEFVGKETCATCHEDMATGLKRNPHGKTGVANWDGAVGCETCHGPGAAHAAEGDKTKIRNPRLLRPVEVNAICLSCHERQDRSNWLGSAHEGRGLSCLTCHKIHHTGTPPPHLFTKGDEFATCTSCHLRRNASLARSSHMPMRERQMTCSSCHNVHGGPGPSLLKQYSINENCYACHAEKRTPFLWEHPPVKESCANCHDPHGSLHPRLLVAKLPRLCQQCHDETRHPTQPYSDASTAPEFFPNARMFDRGCMNCHSQIHGSNHPSGVRFNR